CACCCATCCGCAGGGAATGCCCGCCACCGACCTTCCAGTTGAGGAAGAGGTCTTTGACGTAGGGCTGAGGCCCCTTCGGCCCGAAGGTGCCGGCCTCCGCGTCGAGCCGGGCGCGGGCGCTGAACGCGTCCGAGATCTTGGCATCGGTGGTGACGCGGAAGCGGCGGTAGGTGAACCCGTTCAGACCCTCCTCCTCCTCGTCGGGCGAGGCGATCTGGTAGTAGTAGTCGATGAAGGCCTGCCCGCTGATGCGGATCTCCGTCTGCGCGTGCGCAGGGCGGACCGATCCGAGGAGCGCACACCCGAGGAGGGCGCACGCCGCGAGCCCGGCCAGGCGCGTGCGCCCGATCGTTGCATTCGTCATACGTGGGAGAGTTTGGCGACCTGGTTGTGGGAGGGAGAAGTCGGACGGCCAATACTGCCCGGCCTCACCAGGGTGGCCGTGCGGATACGACACACGACCAACGTGCACAAACTAGGAGGCCGCGCTGAGGTGCATGTTACCGGTACGTTAAGCCTCCGTCGTCCCACCCCTCCCTACGCCCTCCAAACAGCCCTTCACGCCGATTCCACGACGGGACGAAAGAGGCTCACGACGGTCTGCCCGTACGCCCGGCTCATCTCCAGCGCCGGGTGCGCATCGAAGCCGACGTTGTCTCCGTGCTCGAGGACGAGGAGGCCTTCGGCGGCGACGTGCGGGAGGATGAGGTCCGGCAAACGCTCCAGCGCGTCGAGGTCGTACGGCGGGTCGGCGAGGACGAGGTCGTACCGCATGGCAGGCTCCACCGCCAGGAAGCGGAGGGCGTCGGCGCGGTGGAGCGAGCAGCGCGCGGCGACGCCGAGCGCGTCGGCGTTCTGCCGGATCGTGCCGAGCGCCGCGCCGCCCTGCTCGACGAACGTGGCCGAGGCCGCGCCCCGGCTCAGGGCTTCAAGCCCCAGCGCCCCGCTCCCGGCGAAGAGGTCGAGCACGCGGACATCGTGCAGCGCGACCCGGCTCTGGAGGAGGTTGAAGATGGCCTCGCGCGTGCGGTCCGTCGTCGGCCGCGTCGGACCTTTCGGCGCGCGGAGCCGGTGCCCCCGAAACGTCCCGCCGATGATGCGCATGAGGGGAGCAGGATGGGGTGAGAGGCTGGGTGCGTGGGAGAGACGGGGCCCGGAGTGGCTTCGACGCTGCGGCCGGCGACGCCCTCAATCTCCCGAACCCCCGCAGTTCTACACGCGCCCTGTGCTACCGCAGCAGGGAGCCGATGACGGGGGCGTAGGCGGCGAGCGCGAACGGGTCCGACCCGCCGTGGGCCTGGCGGAACACGGCGAGCGGGTTCAGCGCCTGCGCTTCGATACCGAGCAGGTCCTCGACGCCCGAGAGCGTCGCGGGGTCCGCGTCGTCGCCGTAGAGAAAGAGGTGCTGGACGTCGTCGGGCGCGACGCCGAGCCGGTCGAGCAGCACCGCCCCGAAGTAGGCGCCGTCTTCGAGCGCCCCGGCCTCGGCGTGGTGGCCGAAGTGCCACGTCTCGCCCCGGCACAGGGCGTACTCCGTCCGGTCACCGTAGACGCCGAGCGCGAGCGCGAACGCCGGCTCTGCTTCGGTGTGATTCCGCAGGAAGTGCCCCACGACGGCCGCCGCGGCGCCCGTCGAATCGACGAACTCGTGCGCGCGTGCGCCTTCCTCCGAGGCCGCGCTGAAGTCCCGCGCCACGTGCTCGACGCGGGCATGGACGGCATCGGGAAGCCGGAGGACGTGGTGCCAGTGCGTCTCCCGCCCGTCGGGCAGCGCCTCGATCCGCACCGGCGTCGCCTTCACGCGGACGGGCCGCGCGACGCTCGCATCGGAAAGCATCGCGGCCTCCTGCCGGAGCTGCTCGAACCGCTCCGACGGCGGCATCCCCGCCGGGAGCGGCGAGAAGAACGACGTGCAGTTCCACGGGTGGACGACGGCGCGGAGCACCTCAGCCTCCGACCCGTCGAAGATCTCGCGGACGGCCGTCGTCACCGTGTCGAGGTGCATCGGCCCGACGAGGCTGAGGAGCGCTTCGGCGACGTCGAAGTCGAAGTCGCACGCGCCGAGGCGGACGAGCCGGCGCGGCGGCGCTCCGCCGTTGGGGCCGCGCGGGCCGACTTCGATCTCGGCGTAGCGCATGACCCCGCCGTAGAGCTCGATGCCGGCGCGGAAAGTCGGTCGGTCCATGCCCCCTCGGTCGTTGCGCCCTACTCCCAACTCGCGGCGTTGAGCATGCCCGCCGCGCGCGTCGGGTCGTCGGTGCCGATGAAGTCGCTCGAGGCGGGGTCTTGGAGGAGGTAGACCGCGACGCCCGTGCTGTCGTCGCGGGCGACGGTGAGGTCGAAGCGCTCCCCGCTGCGCGGCGAGAACGGGAGGGAGTCGGCGATGAACGACTCGCCCTCGGCGAACTCGAAGATGCTGTCGCGCTTCGCGACGAAGAGCGAGTCCGTCTTGATGATGGTCACGACGGAGTCGAGCGTGGTCGGGAAGCGGCCGTACTCCCGCTCGTAGCTCCGCATCGCGTCGCGGATGTACCCCATCCGCTCGCGGGTAACCTCGGTGAGCTCCTGCTCGCGCTCGAAGATCTCCTGCGGTCCCCGGATGCTGCGGTAGAGCAGGTAGCCGAGCACGACGATCACGATCGCGAGAACGATCTGAAGGACGGTGCGGACCGTGTCATTCGCCAGAATTGCCATTGCGCGAGGAGCCCTTGTTGGGTGTGGGTGAACCCCGAAGCGGGGAGGAAAGGAGCGGTCCGGGTGGGTAGGGTATCGCAGGAGCGCCGGCGCAAAATACTCGGCGGCTTTCGCAAAAAGCAACCGGACGCCGCCGAACGCCAGAGCGTCTTCCGGCACGCCTACCCGTGAAGACACGCCCCGCCGTCGCAGGTTGCCCCCGAGCCGGGATTTGCCGCTCGTATCTTGCCCCACCGCGCCGAACTCGCCGCGCGCCGCACTATACATTCACACGATCCGGCCCGATGCACGCCGCCAAAACAGCGCTGAGCGTCAACCTGAATAAGGTGGCGCTCCTCCGCAACGCCCGCGACCTCGACGTGCCGAGCGTGGAGCGCGCCGCCCGCACCTGCCTCGACGCGGGCGCCGACGGGCTGACGGTGCACCCGCGTCCGGACCGCCGCCACATCCGTCCGTCCGATGTCGTCGCGTTGGCCGAACTCCTCGCGGACACCGACGCCGAGTTCAACATTGAGGGCAACCCGTTCGCCGGGGCAGAGAGCGGGTATCCGGGCTTCGTCGAACTCGTGGCTCGCGCGAGCGACGCCGGCGGTGTGGCGCAGTGCACGCTCGTTCCGGACGCGCCCGGCCAGCGGACCTCGGACCACGGGTGGGACCTCGGCCGCGACGGCGACCGCCTCCGCCCGCTCGTCGAGCGGCTCAAAGGCTACGGCTGCCGCATCAGCCTCTTCATGGACGCCGACGCCGACGCGATGGCCGCTGCCGCTGCCGTCGGAGCCGACCGCATCGAACTCTACACCGAGCCCTACGCCCAAGCCTTCGCGGACGGCGACGCCTCGGCCTCGCTCGCGCGGTTCGCCGCCGCCGCCGAGGCCGCCCACGCAGCCGGGCTCGGCGTCAACGCCGGGCACGACCTCAGCCTCGACAACCTCGGCCCGTTCGTCGCCGCCGTCCCGCACGTGCTCGAAGTGTCGATTGGCCACGCCCTCACGGCCGACGCCCTCTGGCTCGGGCTCGACGCCGCCGTTCGCGCGTACCAGCGCGTCCTCCGCGACGTCGCCGTCGCCGCCTGACCTCCCGCCTCTCCCCTCCCCCGCCATGTCCGACGAATCCCCCGCCCTCCCCGACGACCTCCCCGACGCCGAGCCCGACGCAGCCGAGCAGGCAACCGACGCGACGCCCGAGTTGCCCGACGCTGAGCCCGCGTTCGCCTTCGACCCGGCGACGCACCGGAGCGGCTACGTCGCGCTCGTCGGCCCGCCGAACGTGGGGAAGTCGACGCTGATGAACGCGCTCGTCGGGCAGAAGCTCTCCATCGTCACGGCCAAGCCGAGCACGACGCGCCACCGCGTCCTCGGCATCCTCTCCGGCGACGACTACCAGGTCGTGTTCCTCGACACGCCCGGGATCGTCCGCCCGCAGTACCGGCTCCACGACGCGATGATGCACGCCGTCGACTTCGCCGTCGCCGACGCCGACGTGCTGCTCTTTATGGTGGACGCCTCGCACCACGGCGTGCCCGACAAGGCGCTCGAAAAGATTGCCGAGCGGCCCGCGCTCCTGCTGCTGAACAAGATCGACCTCATCGCTCAGGAGGAGGCGCTCCCGCTCGTCGAGCGGTTCACCGCGCTGCGCGCCTTCGACGCCGTCATCCCGATCTCGGCCCAGAAGGGGTTCAACCTCGACACCCTCCTGGAGCAGATCCTGCAGCGGCTCCCGCAGGGCCCGCCGTACTACCCGAAAGACCAGCTCTCCGAGCACCCAGAGCGGTTCTTCGTCTCCGAGATCATCCGCGAGAAGATCTTCGATCTCTACCGCGAGGAGATCCCGTACTCGACGCAGGTGAACATCGTGACCTACGAGGAGCGGCCCGGCAACAAGGACTTCATCGACGCCGAGATCGTGGTCGAGCGCGACACGCAGAAGGGCATCATCATCGGGAAGGGCGGGAGCGGGCTGAAGCGGCTCGGGCAGACGGCGCGACGGGACATCGAGGCGTTCGTCGGCAAGCCGGTCTACCTCCAACTCCACGTCAAAGCGCGCGCCGACTGGCGCAACCGCGAGGGCTTCCTCCGCTCGTACGGCTACAACGTGTAGCGCTCATGCGAGCGTAAAACAGAGCCCTTCTGCGACGGCGGTCCGGTACGCCGCCGGCACGTCGCTCGCGGCGATCGTGTGGTGCTCCCACGCGCGGCGCTTGGGATAGGTCTTGCGGAGACGGTGGAAATATGCGCCCCGCTCTTCGGCCGGTTGGTCGAGGAAGGCGCGCATCCGGGCGTCGTCGGCGCGGAGGTCATAGGCCTGCCGGGCGACCGCGTCGAGCCACGCCGTCTCCCCGAGGCCGGGGTCGGGAGGGCGAAGCGCGACCGGGCCATCGGCGGCGAGCACCACGTCGGCATCCCACGTCGGCGGCGCGCCGAGCCAGTCGGTGAGGGCATCGTAGAGCATCGCCGTGCCGCGCACTTTCCCGTCGAACGAGTAGCCCGCGATGTGCGGCGTGGCAATCTCGGTAGAACGGAGGAGCGCGTCGTCGGGCGTCGGCTCGTTCTCCCACACGTCGAGCACCGCTCCACCGATGGCGTCGGCTTCGAGCGCGTCGCGCAGCGCGGCGTTGTCTACGACGGCCCCGCGCGAGGCGTTGAAGAGGAACGCGCCCGACCGCATCGCGGCCAGCTCGTCCAGCCCGATGAGATGATGCGTCGAGTGCGGACCCAACCGCGTGAGCGGCGTGTGTAGCGTCACCACGTCCGCCTCCGCGAGCACGGTGCGCATCGGCACGAAGTCGTGCGCCCGCCCCGCCGCCTCTGCCGCTTCGGCGAGGGGCGGGTCGCACCGGAGCACGCGGACGCCGAGGGCCGGCAGCCGGGCCGCGAGCCGCCCCCCGATGTGTCCACACCCGACGACGCCGACTGTCCTATCGCGCAGCGCGCTGTCGCTCTCGGTATACACCGCCAGCAACGCCGCGCACACATACTCCACGACCGACTGCGCGTTCGAGCCGGGGGCGTGCGCGAACGCGATTCCGCGCTCCTTCAGGTAGGCGTGATCGACGTGGTCGGTCCCGATCGTCGCGCTCCCGACGAAGCGGACCGGACTGCCGTGCAGCAAGGTTTCGTCGACGCGCGTGACGCTTCGCACGAGCAGCGCGTCCGCCTCGGTGACCGCCCGCGAATCGATCTGCTGGCCTGGGAGGAGGGTCACGCGGCCGATCCGCCCGAAGACCTCCTCGGCGTGCGGGATGTTAGCGTCGGCGATAATGCGAAAGGGCACGGGGAGATGGCGGATTGCAAGGGAAGGATGGGCCTGCTGAAGCTACGCCGAGCCCGTACACCCCGTAACTTTTGGCATCACAGAAGAGTACACCTCTCGGCTTAATCAAATATCAATCGGGGTTCTCTCGTTTTCACACACGGATCCGAGGGATGCACCCTACTTTGGGTACTGATACGGGGCGCGACCGTCTAAACGATGCGTTTAGCCCCGATTCCTTGAGCCAGTGCGCCTCCCATTTTTCGCCGCACGTTTTTTGGCAGGGTATTGGCTTTGAGTTGTTTTTAATCTTTAGTCCGTCGGCGGCGGTCCGCCCCCCACCTGCAGCAGGGGCCGCGAACGCTCGCCGTTCTCTCTGACCAACCTGAATCGCTACTATGGAGCCTTTCGCTAACAAGAAAGTGATCGGTGCCGCCGGCGTCGTCCTTTCCGTGTTGCTCCTCGCGCTCTCGTTCGTTTTCAACACCGTGGACCGGGATGTCCTGGCCGAGTCGATGCCCGCTGTAGATGCGGCCCCGCTCACCCAAGAGGTCTCCGTCCGAAGCGCGGAGTTCGCAAGCGAAGCCGTAAAAGACGACGTGCTGTGGCTGGCGCGCTGCATCTTCTCCGAGACGAAGCGGCCCGACGAGCAGGAGCTCGTCGCGTGGGTCGTCCGCAACCGCGTCGAGACCGGCTACCGGGGCCGCCGCAGCTACCGCGACGCCGTCCTCGACCCGTGGCAGTTCAGCGCCTTCAATAGCAACAGTCCGAAGCGGGGCTACTACTCCAACCTCGACTTCGACTCGAAGCCGAAGGGGTGGAAAACGGCTCTTTTCATCGCGTATGACGTGCTGCACGCCCCGGCTTACGAGCGCCCCTTCTCCAACAAGACGCGCCACTTCTACAGCGAGCGCTCGATGAAGGGCACGCTCAAGCCAGACTGGGCCGGCGGCAAGCGGCCCGTCTCTCTCGACCGCGAGATCGACCCCAGGCGGTTCCGATTCTACGCCGGCGTTTCCTAAAACGGATCGCCCCGTTCGTTAGCCCGATTTTCTTCGCAGGGCGCGCCTCCTCCGGCGCGCCCTGCGCTGTTTTACGGGGACCGATCGCATAGGGACCACGGGCGCGGCCGGGCGGTATCTTCCCCCCTCCCTCGCTTACTCCCCGCTCCCATGCCGCGCCGCTTACTCACGTTCCTGCTCGCCCTCGGCTTCGTCGCACTCACGGTCGTCCTCGTGGCCGGATGCCTCCGCACGACGGAACGGACCGGGGGGACCTCGGTCTCGGGCCCTGTGCCCAGCATAGAGCAGAGCGGGGAGCTCCCGCAGGCGGAGGGCCTCCGCATCGCCACCTTCAACACGGAGTTCCTGTTCGACGGGCTCGACAAGGAGGGGCAGGCTAGCTTCGCGTGGAAGGGCGATCCGGCCCTCGCCCGCGCGCACCGCGACTCCGTCGCCCGCGTGATCCGCGCGATCGACGCCGACGTGCTGATGCTTCAAGAAGTCGAGAACTTGGAGACGCTGGAGATGCTGATCAGCGAGTCTCTCGCCGACCTCGGCTACACGGCGTACCTCGTCAACGGGCAGGACAACTTCACCGGGCAGGACGTGGGGCTCCTCTCCCGCCTCCCCGTCGACGAGGTCGGCCGGACGAACGAGCGGGTCAAGGTCGGGACGACGGCGCAGCAGTACGGCGTCAGCAAGAACCTCTGGGCCCGGCTCGACCTCGGCGGCGTCCCGACGACGCTCATCGGCGTGCACTTCCTCGCGCGGCCGGACGACGTCGAGCGGAAGCCGCGCCGCGAGGCGCAGGCCGAGGTCATCCGCCAACTCGTCGTCCAAGAGA
This sequence is a window from Rhodothermales bacterium. Protein-coding genes within it:
- the rsmD gene encoding 16S rRNA (guanine(966)-N(2))-methyltransferase RsmD — encoded protein: MRIIGGTFRGHRLRAPKGPTRPTTDRTREAIFNLLQSRVALHDVRVLDLFAGSGALGLEALSRGAASATFVEQGGAALGTIRQNADALGVAARCSLHRADALRFLAVEPAMRYDLVLADPPYDLDALERLPDLILPHVAAEGLLVLEHGDNVGFDAHPALEMSRAYGQTVVSLFRPVVESA
- a CDS encoding pyridoxine 5'-phosphate synthase; amino-acid sequence: MHAAKTALSVNLNKVALLRNARDLDVPSVERAARTCLDAGADGLTVHPRPDRRHIRPSDVVALAELLADTDAEFNIEGNPFAGAESGYPGFVELVARASDAGGVAQCTLVPDAPGQRTSDHGWDLGRDGDRLRPLVERLKGYGCRISLFMDADADAMAAAAAVGADRIELYTEPYAQAFADGDASASLARFAAAAEAAHAAGLGVNAGHDLSLDNLGPFVAAVPHVLEVSIGHALTADALWLGLDAAVRAYQRVLRDVAVAA
- the era gene encoding GTPase Era — protein: MSDESPALPDDLPDAEPDAAEQATDATPELPDAEPAFAFDPATHRSGYVALVGPPNVGKSTLMNALVGQKLSIVTAKPSTTRHRVLGILSGDDYQVVFLDTPGIVRPQYRLHDAMMHAVDFAVADADVLLFMVDASHHGVPDKALEKIAERPALLLLNKIDLIAQEEALPLVERFTALRAFDAVIPISAQKGFNLDTLLEQILQRLPQGPPYYPKDQLSEHPERFFVSEIIREKIFDLYREEIPYSTQVNIVTYEERPGNKDFIDAEIVVERDTQKGIIIGKGGSGLKRLGQTARRDIEAFVGKPVYLQLHVKARADWRNREGFLRSYGYNV
- a CDS encoding 4-phosphoerythronate dehydrogenase; translation: MPFRIIADANIPHAEEVFGRIGRVTLLPGQQIDSRAVTEADALLVRSVTRVDETLLHGSPVRFVGSATIGTDHVDHAYLKERGIAFAHAPGSNAQSVVEYVCAALLAVYTESDSALRDRTVGVVGCGHIGGRLAARLPALGVRVLRCDPPLAEAAEAAGRAHDFVPMRTVLAEADVVTLHTPLTRLGPHSTHHLIGLDELAAMRSGAFLFNASRGAVVDNAALRDALEADAIGGAVLDVWENEPTPDDALLRSTEIATPHIAGYSFDGKVRGTAMLYDALTDWLGAPPTWDADVVLAADGPVALRPPDPGLGETAWLDAVARQAYDLRADDARMRAFLDQPAEERGAYFHRLRKTYPKRRAWEHHTIAASDVPAAYRTAVAEGLCFTLA
- a CDS encoding endonuclease/exonuclease/phosphatase family protein: MPRRLLTFLLALGFVALTVVLVAGCLRTTERTGGTSVSGPVPSIEQSGELPQAEGLRIATFNTEFLFDGLDKEGQASFAWKGDPALARAHRDSVARVIRAIDADVLMLQEVENLETLEMLISESLADLGYTAYLVNGQDNFTGQDVGLLSRLPVDEVGRTNERVKVGTTAQQYGVSKNLWARLDLGGVPTTLIGVHFLARPDDVERKPRREAQAEVIRQLVVQEMMSGRAVAVLGDFNDFDDATPDRAGSSPITNVLATIKDAGPGTQDDLRNVAAEVPQRDRYTAFWDRNRNDTIDPGEFSSLDHILLSPRLYDALRTVTFAHIHDPRFVSDHFPIVVTLDLAGGLGTR